A region of the Clostridia bacterium genome:
GCTCGCCGAGCTTGTCGGCGGTTATCGCCATGAGCATCGCCGCGGTCTTGTCGGGCACGTCGAAGAGCTTGACCTCGCCGCAGGAGCCGGGGGCTTCCGCGACCGGCGCGGCGGGAGCTTCGGCCGCTGCCGCGGGCGCGACTTCGGCGGGCGCCGCCTTATCCTTCAGGAACACGCCCATCAGCTTGATGACGCCCATCAGCAGCACGAGCACCGCGAAGACGACCAGCAGGCCGAGCCCGGCGATCGCGAGCACGCCGCCGGCGGACTTCGCCATCTCGGCGTTGGAGTTCGCGCCCGTCGCGGCTGCCGCTTCGGAAATGAATCTCAGCATATCGGTATCCCGTCCTTTCAGATGGCTTCGATGGTGTACTTCGCCTTATTCTCCGCGTTGGCGCGGCGGTCGGTCAGGAACTTCTCCGCCTGCTGCGGGAAGGCGATGTAGGAGAGGACGTCCTCGTCGGTCTCGGCGAGGTCGCCGATCTCGGCGCGCGCCTTCTCTATCTGCGGCTCGAGCGTGTCCGCGAAGCGGCAGGTGATGCGCTCCTCGCCCTCAAGCCCCTTCTTCATAAGGTCGGCGTCGATCTCGCCGGGGGCGCGGCCGTATTCGCCGCGGAGGTACGCCTTTATCTCCTTGCTGATGGTCTTGTAGCGTTCGCCCTGCAGGACGTTCGTCGCCGCCTGGACGCCGACCATCTGGCTCATCGGAGTTACCAGCGGAGGATAGCCCATGTCCTTGCGGACGCGGGGGGTCTCTTCAAGCACCTCGGGCAGACGGTCGAGCGCGTTCTGCGCCTTCAGCTGCGCGATGAGGTTGGAGAGCATTCCGCCGGGGATCTTGTAGTTCAGCGCGTCGGTGTCGGTCGCGAGCACGCGGGGGTTCAGCTTGCCGGCTTCGAGGAACTCGTCGCGGACGGGCTTGAACCAGTCGTTGACCTGCTTCGTGACGGCGTCGTCAAGGTCGACTTCGTAGCCGAGGCGGCGCAGCGCGAACGCGAGCGTTTCGGTCGCGGGCTGGGAGGTGCCGCCGGAGAAGCAGGAGGTCGCCGTGTCGATGACGTCGGCGCCGGCTTCAACGGCCTTCAGATAGGTCATGTACGCAAGGCCGGTCGTGCAGTGCGTGTGGACGACGAGCGGCAGGTCGACGGCGTTCTTGATCGCGGAAACGAGGTCGTACGCCTCGTCCGGAGTCATGACGCCCGCCATATCCTTGATGCAGATAGAGTTGACGCCCATTTCCTGCATCTCCTTGCAGAGCTTGACGTAGTTCTCAAGCGTATGCACCGGACTGGTGGTGTAGGAGATCGCGCCGGAGGCGTGGGCGCCGCATTTCAGCGTTTCTTCCACCGCGACCTTGATGTTGCGGATGTCGTTGAGCGCGTCGAAAATGCGGATGATGTCTATGCCGTTTTTGACGGAAAGCTGCACGAAGCGGCGGACGACGTCGTCCGGATAGTGCTTGTAGCCGAGCAGGTTCTGACCGCGCAGCAGCATCTGCAGCTTGGTATCGGGCATCTTCTCCTTGATCCTGCGGAGGCGCTCCCACGGGTCCTCGTTCAGATAGCGCAGGCAGGAGTCGAAGGTCGCTCCGCCCCAGCATTCGACGGAGTAGTAGCCCGCCTTGTTCATCGTTTCGAGTATGCCCTCGAACTTATCGAAGGGCAGTCTGGTGGCGATGAGCGACTGGTTGGCGTCCCTCAGCACCGTTTCGGTGAAACCGACTTTTTTCATATTCACTCGTCCTTTCGAGGTAAAATGCGTTCGCAAAGCGCTGTTTGCGGGTCGTCCGGCGGCGCAAGCGGCATCGCGCCCCTCATCTCCCGCCATTATACAGTATATCACACACGAAGCGTGAATGCAAGCGGTTTCACAACAAATTGCGAAGCCGTTTTATAATAGACTGATTGGCGGTAAGGACAACACGGTTTTGAACGGCGGATTTTGCCCCGTTCCGTGTTAAAATGCTCGGCAATACAGCAAGTATTGCCTTGCGCTTTTGCCTTGAACGAAACAAAATCGGTTCGTTCAAAACTGCTCCGCACCTGAAAGCGAGGCAAATCCGAGGGATTTGCGGCGCGGAGGACGACGGCGGGCCGGCGCCCGCCGAGGACAACAAGCCGGAAAGTTCCGGATTT
Encoded here:
- a CDS encoding pyruvate carboxylase subunit B, which encodes MKKVGFTETVLRDANQSLIATRLPFDKFEGILETMNKAGYYSVECWGGATFDSCLRYLNEDPWERLRRIKEKMPDTKLQMLLRGQNLLGYKHYPDDVVRRFVQLSVKNGIDIIRIFDALNDIRNIKVAVEETLKCGAHASGAISYTTSPVHTLENYVKLCKEMQEMGVNSICIKDMAGVMTPDEAYDLVSAIKNAVDLPLVVHTHCTTGLAYMTYLKAVEAGADVIDTATSCFSGGTSQPATETLAFALRRLGYEVDLDDAVTKQVNDWFKPVRDEFLEAGKLNPRVLATDTDALNYKIPGGMLSNLIAQLKAQNALDRLPEVLEETPRVRKDMGYPPLVTPMSQMVGVQAATNVLQGERYKTISKEIKAYLRGEYGRAPGEIDADLMKKGLEGEERITCRFADTLEPQIEKARAEIGDLAETDEDVLSYIAFPQQAEKFLTDRRANAENKAKYTIEAI
- a CDS encoding OadG family protein, with the translated sequence MAKSAGGVLAIAGLGLLVVFAVLVLLMGVIKLMGVFLKDKAAPAEVAPAAAAEAPAAPVAEAPGSCGEVKLFDVPDKTAAMLMAITADKLGEPLNTLRFISIKEVK